Proteins from one Rhizobium sp. CB3090 genomic window:
- a CDS encoding LuxR C-terminal-related transcriptional regulator, with protein MASADRTGDFTGYVDLSSVPAVRRLHKNVLLERLRKAISFEYVAIGGLDLEGYEFGCSQSIDTDIPPLYMDTYFAEKMSPRDPLVMAGKTRKTVYTEEEAFDLVPPPQRLLYLSRVHGVRNRILFPLCRNDVVYGAVCFTNARPFTQDERDFLSMMAEPLHGAVTKPIMDRFAANHLRLTGGELLCLKLASRGLTSEEIADQSCYTPETINSYLKSATRKLGASNRVQAVAAAIRRHLID; from the coding sequence ATGGCCTCCGCTGATCGCACGGGCGACTTTACAGGCTACGTTGACCTTTCGTCTGTTCCGGCTGTCCGCAGGCTGCATAAAAACGTGCTCCTCGAGAGGCTGCGGAAGGCCATTTCGTTCGAGTACGTGGCGATTGGCGGCCTGGATCTGGAAGGCTATGAATTCGGCTGCAGCCAGTCGATCGACACCGATATACCGCCGCTCTACATGGACACCTACTTTGCCGAAAAGATGAGTCCCAGAGATCCGTTGGTCATGGCCGGCAAGACAAGGAAGACGGTCTACACGGAAGAAGAAGCCTTCGATTTGGTGCCCCCACCGCAGAGGCTACTTTATCTTTCGCGCGTGCATGGCGTGCGAAACAGGATATTGTTCCCCTTGTGCAGGAACGATGTCGTTTATGGCGCGGTATGTTTCACAAATGCACGGCCGTTTACGCAAGACGAGCGTGACTTCCTATCCATGATGGCCGAACCGCTGCATGGTGCCGTTACCAAACCCATCATGGACAGATTTGCCGCCAATCATCTTCGCCTGACCGGTGGCGAACTGCTTTGCTTGAAACTTGCCAGTCGCGGTTTGACGAGCGAGGAGATTGCCGATCAATCCTGCTACACACCGGAAACGATCAACAGCTATCTCAAATCGGCGACCCGGAAGCTTGGAGCATCCAATCGCGTTCAGGCAGTCGCCGCGGCGATAAGAAGGCATCTGATCGATTGA